The Nitrospirota bacterium genomic interval AATTATGACCTTTTTTATGCAGATACCTTCAACTCTAAAGATATTCTAAATATAGCCCATACAGTGCCTGCCTTTTCAGAGTGGAGGTTTATCATTGTTAAGGAGGCTGAAAGGATTCCAGAAAGTGAATGGGATGCCCTCACCCCTTATATATCTAACCCTGTTTCTTCAACATGTATCGTATTCAAAGCAGATACTCCAAAAAGAAAACCGATATGGAATAGATTAAAGGGTCACGCTCAATTCGTAGAGTTTTATCCTCTCACGAAGGATAGGCTTTCTTCGTGGATAAAGAAATGGATAGCCTCAAGAGGGTTAAGGATAACCGATCCATCTATCCATATGCTCATTGACCTCGCAGGTAATGATCTCAATACAATTGTGAATGAACTTCAGAAGATTGTGCTTTTTTTAGGAGAAAGAAAGGAAATCAATTTAGAGGATGTGAATTATATAGTTGGGGATAGTAGATTGCATACATCTTTTAATTTATCTGATGCTATCCTGGATAAGGATCTGGGACGTTCTTTGGAAATACTATCCAGACTTCTCAATGAAGGTATAGAACCCCCTGCTATAGTAGGTGCAATAGCATGGCAGTTTCGGATGGCTCTCAAGGCTATAGATATGAAGAAGAGTAGTATAACTGATACTGAGATAATGAAAAATTTAAAAATACCCCTGAGAGATATGCAGTCATTTATAACAAAGGCACTGAGATACAAACCTTCAGAGATTATCAATGCACTTGAGAGGATACACGCTACAGACATCGAGATTAAAAGCAGTGGTAGAACCAAGGCGTTAGTGCTACAATCGCTGATTATGGAGTTGACAAAGAAGCTATAAGCTGGTTAACTTTTCTGGTCAGTCTCGAGATATTTCTTGACGCATTATTTCTGTGTATGATACCTTTTGAGACAGCTTTGTTCAAAGATTTGATAGCAGAGGAAAGGGCTATTTTTGCATTATTGACATCTTTATCCTCTACCGCCTTATTTGCCTTTTTAATTGCTGTCTTAATGGCAGATTTTATCATCTTATTTCTTTCACACCGTTTCTCTGCCTGTCTTTGTCTTTTTAATACTGATATATGTTTTGCCAAATCCTACCTCCCTGATACAACTAAATTTTTTATCATAATGGTGTGAATGATGTCAAGGGAAATCGTAGAGGAAGAGAGCAGAAGGATCACACGAGCGGCAGGCATTGTTGGTATCGCTACATTTCTAAGCAGGATACTCGGGTTTGTGCGAGATATGGTGCTGGCGAGATTCTTCGGGGCAACGCAGGCTGCAGATGCATTTTTTGTTGCCTTCAGGATTCCGAATCTCCTTAGAGAACTATTTGCAGAAGGTTCGATGTCTGCGGCATTCATACCTGTGTTTACAGAGTATCTCACGGTGAAATCAAAGAAAGAAGCCTTGAGAGTTGCAAGTGTTGCATTTACACTTCTTCTCGTCGCCCTCAGTATCATAGTTCTCCTCGGTATCGCTGTAGCACCCCTAATCGTAATGGCAATCGCACCTGGTTTTGTCCCGTATCCAGAAAAATTTTCCCTCACAATCGAACTTACAAGGATAATGTTTCCTTATCTACTTTTTATAGGGCTTTCCGCTGTTGCAATGGGTGTGCTTAATTCGATGAGGGCATTTACCTCTCCGGCACTTTCACCTGCGATGTTTAATATCATAGTTATTGCGTCTATTATTATTGCCTCGGTCTCGCTTGATAACCCGATTATCGGTGTAGCGGTTGGTGTTGTTATAGGTGGAATTTTTCAGTTTTTCTTCCAGTTACCATCTCTGAGATCAAGAGGTATCAACCTGCAGTTTGTCTTTGATATACGGCATCCCGGTATAAGGCGCATCGGAACCCTTATGCTTCCCTCCTTTTTCGGTCTTGCTATAATGCAGATCAATATCTTTGTCAGCACAATTTTGGCATCGTATCTTGCGGAAGGGAGTGTTACTTATCTATACTATGGGATGCGGTTGATTCATTTCCCACTCGGGATATTTGGTGTTGCACTGGCAACTGCTATTCTTCCTGCTTTATCTGAACAGGTCTCCAGGAATGAATTTGCTAAAATGAAAGAAACATTCTCGTTTGGTTTGAGGTTTGTAACATCCATAACAGTGCCTGCAGCGGTCGGATTAATAGTCCTTAGAGAACCCATAGTAAATCTTCTTTTCCAGAGAGGCAAATTCGATTATATCGCTACTGTTGGTACCGCAGAGGCGGTTCTTTTCTACTCGCTTGGTCTCTGGGCATTTGCAGGTGTAAGAATGGTGGTGTCCGCATTCTATTCCATGCAGGATACAAAGACACCCGTAAAGGCAGCAGCCATAGCAATGATAGCGAACATCGTCCTCAGTATCGTCCTCATGTTTCCTCTAAGGCATGGGGGATTGGCACTTGCAACATCCATGGCATCAGCCATAAACCTCGGTATACTCATAGTTGTGTTGAGAGGAAGGCTTGGTAGCATAGATGGTAAAAATATCTTAAAATCTCTCTTGAAGATAACCGTATCTTCTTTTATAATGGGAATATGGGGATGGCAATTCCTTAGAGGTGATATATGGATGATCGAAGGGCACTATACAGAAAAAGCCCTTCTTCTTTCCGTTGTATTGATAACAAGCATTGGCGTTTATCTCTTGTTATTAAAGGTTCTTAAAAGCGAAGAACTTTCCTTTCTATGGAGGTTGGTGACCCGTAAACGGTCTGATCTATGAAGTAGGACATGATTCTTTTAAAGTTTGTGGTAGGTCCATTAGAGGTCAATTGTTACATCATCGCAAGTGAAAGCACACGAGAGGCAACTGTAATCGATGCTGGCGATGAAGACAGCAGGGTACTATCTAACCTCAAAGATAATGGTCTTACACTGAAATACATAATAAATACACATGGACATTTTGACCATATTGGTGGTAACAGGACACTCAAGGATGCCACAGGTGCATTGGTACTTATGCATAGGGGTGATGTAGAGATGTTACAGACAGCCTCGGAACAGGCAGAATTCTTCGGTATAAAGTTCACTGAACCACCCCTGCCAGATATGTATGTGGATGATGGTGATGAGATTATCTTTGGAGATATAAAGCTCAAGGTCATACATACACCTGGACACTCAAAGGGGGGGATATGTCTGCTATCTGATAACATGGTGTTTACAGGGGATACCTTATTTGCAGGTGCAGTTGGCAGAACAGATTTTCCCGGTGGAAATTTTAAAGAACTTTTATCATCTGTGAGAGAGAGATTAATGATTCTTCCTGATGATACGATTGTGCTTCCAGGACATGGGCCTGAAAGTACAATCAGGGATGAGAAGGAATATAATCCCTTTGTCTTAGGGCTTGAAGGGGAAGGATAATAGTAAGAGTTAAGAGTTATGAGTTGAGAGTTATGAGTTAAAAACATTAAACTTTAAACTTACAACTTGTAACTATGATAGGGGGAGTGGATAGGTCACTGGTGGACCTCCTGGACTTCAAATCCAGTGTATCCGTGTAAAATCGGATAGGTGGGTTCGATTCCCACACACTCCCGCCAAGAAATACAGTGAAAAGTGA includes:
- the rpsT gene encoding 30S ribosomal protein S20 yields the protein MAKHISVLKRQRQAEKRCERNKMIKSAIKTAIKKANKAVEDKDVNNAKIALSSAIKSLNKAVSKGIIHRNNASRNISRLTRKVNQLIASLSTP
- the holA gene encoding DNA polymerase III subunit delta; its protein translation is MKYYEFIEEINQGKIANTYIFYGDESYLMEDALERIKKELFKTGLTDFNYDLFYADTFNSKDILNIAHTVPAFSEWRFIIVKEAERIPESEWDALTPYISNPVSSTCIVFKADTPKRKPIWNRLKGHAQFVEFYPLTKDRLSSWIKKWIASRGLRITDPSIHMLIDLAGNDLNTIVNELQKIVLFLGERKEINLEDVNYIVGDSRLHTSFNLSDAILDKDLGRSLEILSRLLNEGIEPPAIVGAIAWQFRMALKAIDMKKSSITDTEIMKNLKIPLRDMQSFITKALRYKPSEIINALERIHATDIEIKSSGRTKALVLQSLIMELTKKL
- a CDS encoding MBL fold metallo-hydrolase, translating into MILLKFVVGPLEVNCYIIASESTREATVIDAGDEDSRVLSNLKDNGLTLKYIINTHGHFDHIGGNRTLKDATGALVLMHRGDVEMLQTASEQAEFFGIKFTEPPLPDMYVDDGDEIIFGDIKLKVIHTPGHSKGGICLLSDNMVFTGDTLFAGAVGRTDFPGGNFKELLSSVRERLMILPDDTIVLPGHGPESTIRDEKEYNPFVLGLEGEG
- the murJ gene encoding murein biosynthesis integral membrane protein MurJ — its product is MMSREIVEEESRRITRAAGIVGIATFLSRILGFVRDMVLARFFGATQAADAFFVAFRIPNLLRELFAEGSMSAAFIPVFTEYLTVKSKKEALRVASVAFTLLLVALSIIVLLGIAVAPLIVMAIAPGFVPYPEKFSLTIELTRIMFPYLLFIGLSAVAMGVLNSMRAFTSPALSPAMFNIIVIASIIIASVSLDNPIIGVAVGVVIGGIFQFFFQLPSLRSRGINLQFVFDIRHPGIRRIGTLMLPSFFGLAIMQINIFVSTILASYLAEGSVTYLYYGMRLIHFPLGIFGVALATAILPALSEQVSRNEFAKMKETFSFGLRFVTSITVPAAVGLIVLREPIVNLLFQRGKFDYIATVGTAEAVLFYSLGLWAFAGVRMVVSAFYSMQDTKTPVKAAAIAMIANIVLSIVLMFPLRHGGLALATSMASAINLGILIVVLRGRLGSIDGKNILKSLLKITVSSFIMGIWGWQFLRGDIWMIEGHYTEKALLLSVVLITSIGVYLLLLKVLKSEELSFLWRLVTRKRSDL